One Peromyscus leucopus breed LL Stock chromosome 6, UCI_PerLeu_2.1, whole genome shotgun sequence genomic region harbors:
- the Prok1 gene encoding LOW QUALITY PROTEIN: prokineticin-1 (The sequence of the model RefSeq protein was modified relative to this genomic sequence to represent the inferred CDS: substituted 1 base at 1 genomic stop codon): protein MRGTTQVFIVFLLATVSHCAVITGVSLXERDVQCGAGTCCAVSLWLRGLRLCTPLGREGEECHPGSHKVPFFRKRQHHTCPCSPSLLCSRFPDGRYRCSRDLKNVSF from the exons ATGAGAGGGACCACACAAGTCTTCATCGTGTTCCTCCTAGCAACCGTGTCCCACTGTGCCGTGATCACAGGGGTAA gCCTGTGAGAGCGAGATGTCCAGTGTGGGGCGGGCACCTGCTGTGCCGTCAGCCTGTGGCTGCGGGGGCTGCGGCTGTGCACCCCACTGGGTCGGGAAGGAGAGGAGTGCCACCCAGGAAGCCACAAG gtCCCCTTCTTCAGGAAAcgccagcaccacacctgccccTGCTCACCCAGCCtgctgtgctccaggttcccggACGGCAGGTACCGCTGCTCCCGGGACTTGAAGAACGTCAGCTTTTAG